The Desulfovibrio sp. JC010 genomic interval AGCAGCTGGGCAAAAAAGATCCCGGAAGTGTCGTTATTGATGAACTGCTGGGCCAATGGCTGGTTTTCCTGCCCTTCCCGGCTGTAGTGGACTGGCACCTGCTGGTCGGATTTGTCCTGTTCAGAATTTTCGATATCACCAAACCTTTCCCCATCAAGCAGTCCGAAAAGTGGTTGAAAGACGGGTACGGCGTCATGATTGATGATGCCCTTGCCGGACTTTACGCCATGCTCGGTCTCTGGCTGATCCGCTATCTGACCTGATC includes:
- a CDS encoding phosphatidylglycerophosphatase A produces the protein MKKFNINLTHVATLGPVGHLPKAPGTWGSAAALITAPFLFLPFQLPVRILILGLIFYFGAKACTAAEKQLGKKDPGSVVIDELLGQWLVFLPFPAVVDWHLLVGFVLFRIFDITKPFPIKQSEKWLKDGYGVMIDDALAGLYAMLGLWLIRYLT